The Candidatus Poribacteria bacterium genome has a segment encoding these proteins:
- a CDS encoding helix-hairpin-helix domain-containing protein has translation MRRSGFSLIATLWILTILTVLATEFLYSTGLERRIDANFADRTRLFYVAKAGFEASLISLKEDETPYDSLDEDWAQEQEGEIDDPLVEGKTLKYRVKIEDESAKVNLNTADEGVLAGLIQLAGADEDTAKSLAQAIVQRRSQSKFRTVGELAEVEGMTKELLYGTGTTSSQQSTTTQALSATSSTTSSALSNSSLQVKLGLATGETNEQQPIPLIETLTVYSAARSFDPNSDEKPVNIAKADVNQITGITDDEGREIFTQAEAQSIVDYREQHPFKSIFDLLDVPAVSEKTFNDIKKRIKTSGESDKKRININTADEGELASLPGFDNGVAEDVIRYRDEIGGYRNTDQIREAKVITVDEFKGITDKITVHDEGAVPGLININTVPIEILQILPGMDEEKAQAIIQARSVDENSSQSSGQPFQSLGDLMDVEGMDPDTLKQLGPMITVRSDVFRVESYGISDDGKEVGYCMGVVDRTGDRIEIKLWRQR, from the coding sequence GTGAGAAGGTCGGGCTTCTCGCTCATAGCAACCCTTTGGATATTGACGATACTGACCGTCCTGGCCACTGAGTTCCTCTATTCGACCGGACTCGAACGGAGGATCGACGCGAATTTCGCCGACAGAACGAGATTGTTCTACGTGGCTAAGGCCGGATTCGAGGCAAGCCTCATATCGCTTAAAGAGGATGAAACCCCGTACGATTCCCTCGATGAGGACTGGGCTCAGGAGCAGGAAGGCGAGATAGACGATCCGTTGGTGGAAGGTAAGACGCTTAAATACAGGGTGAAGATCGAGGATGAATCGGCGAAGGTGAATCTGAACACGGCGGATGAAGGGGTGTTGGCCGGACTGATACAGCTCGCCGGCGCCGATGAGGACACGGCAAAAAGCCTCGCCCAGGCCATCGTCCAGAGACGCAGCCAGAGTAAATTCCGCACCGTGGGAGAGCTGGCAGAGGTGGAAGGGATGACCAAGGAGCTGCTCTATGGAACGGGCACGACCTCATCACAGCAGTCCACAACCACACAAGCCCTCTCCGCCACTTCCTCAACGACCTCCTCCGCTCTCTCGAACTCCTCCCTTCAGGTCAAGCTCGGCCTTGCCACGGGCGAGACGAACGAACAGCAGCCGATACCGCTTATCGAGACACTGACCGTCTACTCCGCTGCCAGATCCTTCGACCCGAACTCTGATGAGAAACCGGTTAACATCGCCAAGGCGGATGTTAACCAGATAACAGGGATAACGGACGATGAGGGCAGAGAGATATTCACACAGGCTGAGGCCCAATCGATCGTGGACTACAGGGAGCAACATCCCTTTAAGAGCATATTCGATCTCTTAGATGTGCCGGCCGTCTCGGAGAAAACCTTTAACGACATCAAGAAACGAATCAAGACCTCCGGGGAAAGCGATAAGAAGAGGATTAACATCAACACGGCCGATGAGGGCGAGCTGGCATCGCTGCCCGGATTTGATAACGGGGTAGCTGAGGACGTGATAAGATACAGGGACGAGATCGGAGGATACAGAAACACGGATCAGATAAGGGAGGCGAAGGTCATAACTGTGGACGAGTTCAAAGGTATAACGGATAAGATCACGGTCCACGATGAAGGGGCTGTGCCGGGATTGATAAACATCAACACCGTCCCGATCGAGATCCTTCAGATCCTGCCGGGCATGGATGAGGAGAAGGCGCAGGCGATCATCCAGGCCCGATCGGTCGATGAGAACAGCTCGCAAAGCTCAGGTCAACCCTTCCAGAGCCTCGGAGATCTGATGGACGTGGAGGGGATGGACCCGGATACGCTCAAGCAGCTCGGCCCGATGATAACCGTCCGATCG
- a CDS encoding prepilin-type N-terminal cleavage/methylation domain-containing protein: MIVTLNVERVTCQRLTGERGFTLIELMVAVTILVIIGGTAYTSYNAAIKVYQKHQARMETVQKCRAALEQIARDLENLFFIEQDEDLLMTSEDYQNEEGMDQDTISFVRVIDPRYEFYQFVQTQQQEGWTLQNVEQAEGTPVNTDLIRVGYMIAEDPNLAEREMILSTLGQTSQAVSPYSLYRITTHTLNYDDGLSQVFEGEVSPADLIEAEEAQGQEYQTMYQSESQLKATGESEAVLKAEVIAENVLMLDLKYFDGEDWLDYWDMQEQGGQLPKAVMITLSVTDEKGKVTVTEMTIVHLNLSKETASQGGAMPGAQPFQGGGGP, from the coding sequence ATGATTGTAACGTTGAACGTTGAACGTGTAACGTGCCAACGGTTAACGGGGGAAAGAGGGTTCACCCTGATAGAGCTGATGGTCGCCGTGACGATCCTGGTCATCATCGGCGGAACCGCCTACACATCATATAACGCCGCCATCAAGGTCTATCAGAAGCATCAGGCCAGAATGGAGACGGTTCAGAAATGTCGGGCAGCTCTGGAGCAGATCGCCCGCGACCTGGAGAACCTCTTCTTCATCGAGCAGGACGAGGACCTACTCATGACCTCCGAGGATTATCAAAATGAGGAGGGGATGGATCAGGACACGATAAGCTTCGTCAGGGTGATCGATCCCAGATATGAATTCTACCAGTTCGTTCAGACACAGCAACAGGAGGGGTGGACGTTACAAAACGTGGAACAAGCGGAGGGAACTCCCGTCAACACAGATCTCATCCGCGTCGGATACATGATAGCTGAGGATCCGAACCTCGCCGAGAGGGAGATGATCCTGAGCACGCTCGGCCAGACCTCCCAGGCGGTCTCGCCCTATTCGCTCTATCGGATCACAACCCATACCCTGAACTACGATGATGGGCTGTCACAGGTCTTCGAGGGGGAGGTCTCGCCGGCCGATCTGATCGAGGCCGAGGAGGCGCAGGGGCAGGAGTACCAGACTATGTATCAAAGCGAATCGCAGCTCAAAGCCACGGGGGAGAGCGAAGCGGTTTTGAAGGCCGAGGTCATAGCCGAAAACGTCCTCATGCTCGATCTTAAGTATTTCGACGGCGAGGATTGGCTCGATTACTGGGATATGCAGGAGCAGGGAGGACAGCTTCCAAAAGCGGTCATGATAACCCTCTCGGTTACCGATGAGAAGGGTAAGGTCACCGTGACCGAGATGACGATCGTACACCTCAACCTCAGCAAGGAAACCGCTTCACAGGGCGGCGCTATGCCCGGAGCTCAGCCGTTTCAGGGAGGCGGTGGGCCGTGA
- a CDS encoding prepilin-type N-terminal cleavage/methylation domain-containing protein: MTLISLIGRRPEHNSSKGFTLIEVTIVLALIMILIGIASPSLKRVTETSKLKSTARMIRSLLAYTKDVAITEGTDYLVVFDLDNQMFWLADRSALDQGDLSLSLAGALTLATTTAQSTSSTSTTAGSTGSSTSESISRTSMILGVPQRPHENVVMLAMETNHETGRQVITTGMDYIPFSMLGTSENSAIYLASVTGRYMAVKVKRSGIIEVEQISEEELQQMGVDTSMISGVGAGR, from the coding sequence ATGACGCTGATATCACTAATTGGGAGGAGACCGGAACACAATAGTAGCAAAGGCTTCACGCTGATCGAGGTGACGATCGTTCTGGCGCTCATAATGATCCTGATCGGCATCGCCTCGCCTTCGCTTAAAAGGGTAACTGAGACGAGCAAGCTTAAAAGCACCGCTCGTATGATCAGATCTCTGCTGGCCTACACAAAGGACGTAGCGATAACCGAAGGGACGGATTATCTGGTCGTGTTCGACCTGGATAATCAGATGTTCTGGTTGGCCGACAGATCCGCCTTGGATCAGGGGGATCTGAGCCTTTCGCTCGCCGGCGCTTTGACCCTGGCGACGACCACGGCTCAGAGCACGTCGTCAACCTCGACGACGGCGGGCTCGACGGGGTCATCGACGTCGGAATCGATCTCACGAACCAGCATGATCCTCGGTGTCCCTCAGAGACCTCACGAGAACGTGGTGATGCTGGCCATGGAGACGAACCACGAGACAGGAAGGCAGGTGATCACAACGGGGATGGATTACATCCCCTTCTCCATGCTTGGCACATCGGAGAACTCCGCCATATATCTCGCCTCGGTCACCGGGAGATATATGGCGGTGAAGGTTAAAAGATCGGGGATCATCGAGGTTGAGCAGATCTCAGAGGAGGAACTCCAACAGATGGGAGTGGACACGTCGATGATCTCGGGCGTGGGAGCCGGGAGATGA
- the gspI gene encoding type II secretion system minor pseudopilin GspI, translated as MIGRTGERGFTLVEIAVSIAILAIALPPLISAFSRSSIWQAQAENRTMALFLLKYKMAEIESQGFPDVGEDEGEFGENSRFRWQSKIENTDTDGLRKVTVIVTWQERGRERAVAATTYIADRTITPQEGTTGGGSR; from the coding sequence ATGATAGGGAGAACCGGTGAAAGGGGATTCACGCTTGTGGAGATAGCGGTCTCGATAGCTATACTCGCCATAGCCCTTCCACCCCTCATATCGGCTTTCTCCAGAAGCTCCATATGGCAGGCTCAGGCGGAAAACAGGACGATGGCCCTCTTCCTGCTCAAATATAAGATGGCTGAGATCGAATCGCAGGGGTTTCCGGACGTCGGGGAGGATGAGGGGGAGTTCGGTGAGAACTCCCGGTTCAGATGGCAGAGCAAGATAGAGAACACCGACACGGACGGCCTTAGAAAGGTTACCGTGATCGTCACCTGGCAGGAGAGAGGCAGGGAGAGGGCGGTGGCCGCCACCACGTACATCGCCGATAGAACCATCACTCCTCAGGAGGGAACGACGGGAGGCGGTTCGAGATGA
- the gspG gene encoding type II secretion system major pseudopilin GspG yields MSLRTNGKRRKRRERGFTLIELLIVITILGILATMVGTRVIRQPDKARVAKAKVEIRVLSQALQQYAIDNGDYPTTEQGLRALWEKPSIPPEPPNWDGPYIDRPTFNDPWGNPYVYQYPGTHQGYDFDLYSLGKDGKEGGTGYDADITNWEETGTQ; encoded by the coding sequence ATGTCTTTGAGAACAAATGGGAAGAGGAGAAAGAGGAGGGAACGGGGTTTCACCCTGATAGAGCTGCTGATCGTCATAACGATCTTAGGCATCCTGGCCACGATGGTCGGCACCAGGGTGATCAGACAGCCGGATAAGGCTCGGGTGGCCAAGGCGAAGGTTGAGATACGCGTCCTCAGCCAGGCGCTGCAGCAGTATGCCATAGATAACGGCGATTACCCGACGACCGAGCAGGGGCTCAGGGCTCTGTGGGAGAAGCCCTCGATACCGCCTGAGCCGCCTAACTGGGACGGCCCCTACATCGATAGGCCAACCTTTAACGATCCATGGGGTAATCCCTATGTCTATCAATACCCCGGAACGCATCAGGGGTATGACTTCGACCTCTATTCGCTCGGCAAGGACGGTAAGGAGGGCGGAACCGGATATGACGCTGATATCACTAATTGGGAGGAGACCGGAACACAATAG